Proteins from one Pongo abelii isolate AG06213 chromosome 19, NHGRI_mPonAbe1-v2.0_pri, whole genome shotgun sequence genomic window:
- the LOC100445915 gene encoding membrane primary amine oxidase-like has translation MAVFIILSLFSVLVTGMGEGGAGSEKGGERKCKLNQLPHCPSISPSAQPWTHPGQSQLFADLSREELTAVMRFLTQRLGPGLVDAAQAQPSDNCIFSVELQLPPKAAALAHLDRGSPPPAREALAIILFGRQPQPNVSELVVGPLPHPSYMRDVTVERHGGPLPYHRRPMLFREYLDIDQMIFDRELPQASGLLHHCCFYKRWGRNLVTMTTAPRGLQSGDRATWFGLYYNISGAGFFLHPVGLELLVNHKALDPAHWTIQKVFYQGRYYDSLAQLEAQFEAGLVNVVLIPDNGTGGSWSLKSPVPPGPAPPLQFHPQGPRFSVQGSRVASSLWTFSFGLGAFSGPRIFDVRFQGERVAYEVSVQEALAIYGGNSPSALRSRYIDSGFGLGHFSTPLTRGVDCPYLATYVDWHFLFESQAPKTIRDAFCVFEQNQGLPLRRHHSDFYSHYFGGLVETVLVVRSVSTMLNYDYVWDTVFHPNGAIEVRLHTTGYISSAFPFGAAQRYGNKVSEHTLGTAHTHSAHFKVDLDVAGLENWVWAEDMAFVPTAVPWSPEHQMQRMEVTRKLLETEEQATFPMGGATPRYLYLASNHSNKWGHPRGYRIQIRSFSGEPLPQNSSMERVFGWGRYQLAVTQRKEEEPSSTSIYNLNDPWTPTVDFTDFINNETIAGQDLVAWVTAGFLHIPHAEDIPNTVTVGNGVGFFLRPYNFFDEDPSFYSADSIHFRGDQDAGACEVNPLACLPQAAACAPDLPAFSHGGFSRN, from the exons ATGGCTGTCTTCATTATTTTGTCCCTGTTTAGTGTTCTGGTGACAGGCATGGGTGAAGGCGGGGCTGGGAGTGAGAAAGGAGGTGAGAGGAAATGTAAGCTGAACCAGCTTCCCCATTGCCCCTCCATATCTCCTAGTGCCCAGCCTTGGACACACCCTGGCCAGAGCCAGCTGTTTGCAGACCTGAGCCGAGAGGAGCTGACAGCTGTGATGCGCTTTCTGACCCAGCGGCTGGGGCCAGGGCTGGTGGATGCAGCCCAGGCTCAGCCCTCGGACAACTGCATCTTCTCAGTGGAGCTGCAGCTGCCCCCCAAGGCTGCAGCCCTGGCTCACTTGGACAGGGGGAGCCCCCCACCTGCCCGGGAGGCACTGGCCATCATCTTATTTGGCAGACAACCCCAGCCCAACGTGAGTGAGCTGGTGGTGGGGCCACTGCCTCACCCCTCCTACATGCGGGACGTGACCGTGGAGCGTCATGGAGGCCCCCTGCCCTATCACCGACGCCCCATGTTGTTCCGAGAGTACCTGGACATAGACCAGATGATCTTCGACAGAGAGCTGCCCCAGGCTTCTGGGCTTCTCCACCACTGTTGTTTCTACAAGCGCTGGGGACGGAACCTGGTGACAATGACCACGGCTCCCCGTGGTCTGCAATCAGGGGACCGGGCCACCTGGTTTGGCCTCTACTACAACATCTCAGGGGCTGGATTCTTCTTGCACCCCGTGGGCTTGGAGCTGCTAGTGAACCACAAGGCCCTGGACCCTGCCCACTGGACCATCCAGAAGGTGTTCTATCAAGGCCGCTACTACGACAGCCTGGCCCAGCTGGAGGCCCAGTTTGAGGCTGGCCTGGTGAATGTGGTGCTGATCCCAGACAATGGCACAGGTGGGTCCTGGTCCCTGAAGTCCCCTGTGCCCCCGGGTCCAGCTCCCCCTCTGCAGTTCCATCCCCAGGGCCCCCGCTTCAGTGTCCAGGGAAGTCGAGTGGCCTCCTCACTGTGGACTTTCTCCTTTGGCCTCGGAGCATTCAGTGGCCCAAGGATCTTTGACGTTCGCTTCCAAGGGGAGAGGGTGGCCTATGAAGTCAGTGTCCAGGAGGCCTTGGCCATCTATGGAGGCAATTCTCCTTCTGCTCTACGAAGCCGGTACATAGATAGTGGCTTTGGCTTGGGCCACTTCTCCACGCCCCTGACCCGCGGGGTGGACTGCCCCTACCTGGCCACCTACGTGGACTGGCACTTCCTTTTCGAGTCCCAGGCCCCCAAAACAATACGCGATGCCTTTTGTGTATTTGAACAGAACCAGGGCCTCCCGCTGCGGCGACACCACTCAGATTTCTACTCCCACTACTTTGGGGGCCTTGTGGAAACGGTGCTGGTCGTCAGATCTGTGTCTACTATGCTCAACTATGACTATGTGTGGGATACGGTCTTCCACCCTAACGGGGCCATAGAAGTCAGACTCCACACCACCGGCTACATCAGCTCAGCATTCCCCTTTGGTGCTGCCCAGAGGTATGGGAACAAAGTTTCAGAGCACACCCTGGGCACGGCCCACACCCACAGCGCCCACTTCAAGGTAGACCTGGATGTAGCAG GACTAGAGAACTGGGTCTGGGCCGAGGATATGGCCTTTGTCCCCACGGCTGTGCCCTGGAGCCCTGAGCACCAGATGCAGAGGATGGAGGTGACCCGGAAGCTGCTGGAGACGGAGGAGCAGGCCACCTTCCCCATGGGAGGCGCCACCCCTCGCTACCTGTACCTGGCCAGCAACCACAGCAACAAGTGGGGTCACCCCCGGGGCTACCGCATCCAGATTCGCAGCTTTTCTGGGGAGCCACTGCCCCAGAACAGCTCCATGGAGAGAGTCTTcggctgggggag GTACCAGCTGGCGGTAACCCAGCGGAAGGAGGAGGAACCTAGTAGCACCAGCATCTACAATTTGAATGACCCTTGGACACCCACTGTGGACTTCACTGACTTCATCAACAATGAGACCATTGCAGGGCAG GACTTGGTGGCCTGGGTGACAGCTGGTTTTCTGCATATCCCACATGCAGAGGACATTCCTAACACGGTGACTGTGGGGAACGGCGTGGGCTTCTTCCTCCGACCCTACAACTTCTTTGACGAAGACCCCTCCTTCTACTCTGCTGACTCCATCCACTTCCGAGGGGACCAGGATGCTGGGGCCTGTGAGGTCAACCCCCTGGCTTGCCTGCCCCAGGCTGCTGCCTGTGCCCCCGACCTCCCTGCCTTCTCCCACGGGGGCTTCTCTCGCAACTAG